A genomic segment from Nocardiopsis sp. Huas11 encodes:
- a CDS encoding AAA family ATPase has protein sequence MAQVARGTEVIDGGGRSDPPHSDDPTTTKILDALAHAGLSANVRSWVTAALWGDDALAALLEGEHLPELQPDVAASPPAGRVRRAYLTGIRVQGFRGIGRPAELTFPSGPGLTVIVGRNGSGKSSFAEAAEAALTGRNPRWDAMPTGWRDGWRNLHYDERTEASVDIHIAGDAGPTRISRRWTGESVRSARGEVIHPGGETSALRTLDWGENLVRYRPFLSYDELGRTVTGRSAELYDTLTALLGLTGLAEAERRLAKVCDGLAKRRDRPSRESRLLVEALNESSDPRAVQAAQILTGPTLDVEALRRIAADDGPADPAQHVVLRRLRRLSVPERVVMSDVVNELRGASMELAMAAGSKGDHAHGVVRLLEQALEHHKRHPTDTTCPTCSAPGAIGADWVRRANAQLRGLRAQAATAAAAYDRADAARDQARFLLSPTPSWLPPDSELGQVWALWESGSDIEDLAELAEHIESVGRKLRAAALSARRDAGERLEDPTDGWSELAERLSNWLDDAQDAIAARDTLAVAEAALTWLADQARALRAERLGPVAAQAEQVWFRLRQERHIDLQGMRLIGRGARRRVEVDVSVDGVADQTSAPGLLSQGEFQALALSICLPRTLVDGNPFGFLLLDDPVQAMDTETVEGLATVLAEVGRHRQLIVFTHDTRLSDALRRLGLPAAIRTINRDAMSNVWVSDGDA, from the coding sequence GTGGCGCAGGTGGCTCGGGGAACCGAGGTGATCGACGGCGGCGGGCGGAGCGACCCGCCGCACTCCGACGACCCCACGACGACCAAGATCCTGGACGCCCTCGCTCACGCGGGGCTGTCCGCGAACGTGCGTTCCTGGGTCACCGCCGCGCTCTGGGGCGACGACGCCCTGGCGGCGCTGCTCGAGGGCGAGCACCTTCCCGAGCTCCAGCCGGACGTGGCCGCGAGCCCGCCGGCCGGCCGGGTGCGCCGGGCCTACCTGACCGGCATCCGCGTCCAGGGATTCCGCGGCATCGGCCGCCCCGCCGAACTGACGTTCCCGTCCGGCCCCGGCCTGACGGTCATCGTCGGCCGCAACGGCTCCGGCAAGTCCAGCTTCGCCGAAGCCGCCGAGGCGGCCCTCACCGGCCGCAACCCCCGCTGGGACGCCATGCCCACCGGGTGGCGCGACGGCTGGCGCAACCTGCACTACGACGAACGCACCGAGGCCAGCGTCGACATCCACATCGCCGGCGACGCGGGCCCCACCCGCATCAGCCGCCGCTGGACGGGCGAGAGCGTGCGTTCGGCGCGCGGAGAGGTGATCCACCCAGGCGGTGAGACCTCGGCCCTGCGCACCCTGGACTGGGGCGAGAACCTCGTCCGCTACCGCCCCTTCCTGTCCTACGACGAGCTCGGCCGCACCGTCACCGGCCGCTCGGCGGAGCTCTACGACACCCTGACGGCTCTGCTGGGGCTCACCGGACTGGCCGAGGCCGAACGGCGCCTGGCCAAGGTCTGTGACGGCCTCGCCAAGCGGCGCGACCGTCCCAGCCGGGAGTCGCGGCTTCTCGTGGAGGCCCTGAACGAGTCGAGCGACCCGCGCGCCGTCCAGGCCGCCCAGATCCTCACCGGGCCCACCCTCGACGTCGAGGCCCTGCGCCGCATCGCCGCCGACGACGGCCCGGCCGACCCGGCCCAGCACGTGGTGCTGCGCCGGCTCCGGCGCCTGTCGGTGCCCGAGCGCGTCGTCATGAGCGACGTGGTCAACGAGCTGCGCGGCGCCTCGATGGAACTGGCCATGGCCGCGGGCAGCAAGGGCGATCACGCCCACGGTGTGGTCCGGCTGCTGGAACAGGCTCTCGAACACCACAAGCGCCACCCCACGGACACCACCTGCCCCACCTGTTCGGCGCCCGGGGCGATCGGCGCAGACTGGGTGCGGCGGGCCAACGCCCAGCTGCGCGGCCTGCGGGCCCAGGCCGCGACGGCCGCGGCCGCCTACGACCGCGCCGACGCCGCCCGGGACCAGGCGCGCTTCCTGCTCTCGCCCACGCCCTCCTGGCTGCCGCCGGACAGCGAGCTCGGCCAGGTCTGGGCGCTGTGGGAGTCCGGCTCGGACATCGAGGACCTCGCGGAGCTGGCCGAGCACATCGAGTCCGTCGGCCGCAAGCTGCGCGCGGCGGCCCTCAGCGCGCGCAGGGACGCCGGCGAGCGGTTGGAGGACCCCACGGACGGCTGGTCGGAGCTGGCGGAGCGGCTCTCGAACTGGCTGGACGACGCGCAGGACGCCATCGCGGCCAGGGACACCCTCGCCGTCGCCGAGGCGGCGCTCACCTGGCTGGCGGACCAGGCCAGGGCCCTGCGGGCCGAGCGGCTCGGCCCGGTGGCCGCCCAGGCGGAACAGGTGTGGTTCCGGCTGCGCCAGGAGCGCCACATCGACCTCCAGGGCATGCGGCTGATCGGCCGCGGCGCCCGGCGGCGGGTGGAGGTGGACGTGTCCGTGGACGGCGTGGCCGACCAGACCAGCGCTCCCGGTCTGCTCAGCCAGGGCGAGTTCCAGGCGCTGGCGCTGTCGATCTGCCTGCCGCGCACGCTCGTGGACGGCAACCCGTTCGGGTTCCTGCTGCTGGACGACCCGGTCCAGGCGATGGACACCGAGACCGTGGAGGGCCTGGCCACCGTCCTGGCGGAGGTGGGGCGGCACCGGCAGCTCATCGTGTTCACGCACGACACGCGGCTCTCGGACGCCCTGCGCCGGCTGGGGCTCCCGGCGGCGATCCGGACGATCAACCGGGACGCGATGTCGAACGTGTGGGTGTCGGACGGGGACGCCTGA
- a CDS encoding SbcC/MukB-like Walker B domain-containing protein — protein sequence MVTQETSEAPGEAPAVPAGTPTPRYRLERAGIRNVWQYDDHVLDFAEGRLLLRGRNGAGKSKALEMLLPFLLDGDVRRLDTTGTNRTSLRWLMAEDQRAHRLPDLDDTGPDLLGGPEEDPADPAADEAGTGDGEDAAPLTRLGYLWVEFTTDRGERGLDAAARTATGPSTASALLAASSAARGSGAARAADPADDADPDEAGAAADTRPAAPPRHMTLGAAVMAVGDSDPRCVFFITERRIGHDLQLVTDGRPMPVDRLRAEVGADNCFTSAVPYRARVMQSLFGIDDSVRYRNLIHLLYRLRRPTIGDRLEAGELVSVLSEALPPMDESVLDEVGRNIADLEQARADQAALAEAGAGVESFLGDYHAYLVHALRARAAEVREQLDACARRTAETDRLSAELDALITAESQVAEERDQARRTRDTAGADENTLAAAQAGAATATDNERRAYDAAVGAYIRAAEAAWAAAEHAERAENQAVQRMAEDTDAIERALEILRQTHADADRAAAAAGISPESLGVVPDPSATVHAPRESTTRVDLQGLEQAVEREPVEGIDLDALRERLGRLHDHLTSAAGHAADRADQAARLTALTTAEAATDRRLVALTSEAESADAVLDHAHGREQDAIAALRGASADYADGVRAWTARLRDSSHAHALGEAIHELEGSVELPITDALRVLDPEVPATVARLAHAAVDPLLEELRSRRDVAVNEEGQLSDELAELADRRAKNADHAPERPAWATYPRPEGDGVPLYLAVDFAGGLSTREQAGLEAALEASGLLAGWVRADGTLYDPSTRDLMVTPARPAKGRTLLDVLVPVAVPERGVQADNVSTLLSSIALHSDTPGTAEDTEAKHRRDSAVTTVSSMSLTGGWRLGVASGAHYKSEPEYIGEVARKRARDRRSANTDRRMAIAEALLAEAGERRWAVERSYADLLEVSRDLPDSTPLIQAWAALDVARADVAAARRAHDVARTAAEEAREELLRLRARLRDAASRPAAAAPAGAHEPPGEARPPRPPADHQPLPTARADLDSTLRALDHLRVLVASALRDLDVLAWELAAHERHVAAWRRIRADRVLAEDARAAAIDDMITVRRQIELGDRARGVPDEQIDAAREQVKARAEEAARRLPELERGAQRARDERVSAEVRLDVATQERAEQVRRALAAGDVVVASLSVPATGQGAVEGSPVDQEAPSAVDAGGEPVEEGAGAQAVSAADGPAVSRTAPDAVLLGAAGLADCAAADGPLAAYLAARTTAAGESPAAGPDARLALLEDLVARLEEGLEAQADLPEVDDSAILGSREELHRLLTSADWAQTRTELTEPRGLKRLTVHDEDGAHDVTAYAARVAAAIARADETVAIAEEEAFERHLLGELAGHLSRQIDEAHDLIHTMNDVLKDVTTSAGLGVRLDWRLAPDAGADIEAVVPLLATPPEERTRVQTTRLRDALRRCIEAIRRLDPTATGGAQLRAALDYRSWFTFTVYVTDGTGDERRLGHRTALSQGEQRVVAYLVLFAAAAAQFDALAARAPWAPRLILLDDAFAKVDEPTHGRLLGLLVELDLDFVLTSERVWGCFASVPSLNIYECLRDPNVPGIATLHFTWDGSRRRLVGV from the coding sequence GTGGTGACCCAGGAGACCAGTGAGGCCCCAGGGGAAGCTCCGGCTGTCCCCGCAGGAACCCCCACCCCCCGCTACCGGCTCGAACGCGCGGGTATCCGCAACGTCTGGCAGTACGACGACCACGTCCTGGACTTCGCCGAGGGCCGCCTGCTGCTGCGCGGCCGCAACGGCGCGGGCAAGTCCAAGGCCCTGGAGATGCTTCTTCCCTTCCTGCTGGACGGCGACGTGCGCCGCCTGGACACCACCGGCACCAATCGCACCAGCCTGCGCTGGCTCATGGCCGAGGACCAGCGCGCCCACCGGCTGCCCGACCTGGACGACACCGGCCCCGACCTGCTGGGCGGACCCGAGGAGGACCCCGCCGACCCGGCGGCCGACGAGGCCGGCACCGGCGACGGGGAGGACGCGGCGCCCCTGACCCGCCTGGGCTACCTGTGGGTGGAGTTCACCACCGACCGCGGCGAGCGCGGACTCGACGCCGCCGCGCGCACGGCCACCGGGCCCAGCACCGCCTCCGCGCTGCTGGCCGCCTCCAGCGCCGCACGCGGATCCGGGGCGGCCCGCGCCGCCGACCCGGCCGACGACGCCGACCCGGACGAGGCCGGCGCCGCCGCGGACACCCGCCCCGCCGCTCCGCCGCGGCACATGACCCTGGGCGCCGCCGTCATGGCGGTCGGCGACTCCGACCCCCGCTGCGTCTTCTTCATCACCGAACGCCGGATCGGCCACGACCTCCAGCTGGTCACCGACGGCCGCCCCATGCCCGTGGACCGGCTGCGGGCCGAGGTCGGCGCCGACAACTGCTTCACCAGCGCCGTGCCCTACCGCGCCCGCGTGATGCAGAGCCTGTTCGGCATCGACGACTCCGTCCGCTACCGCAACCTCATCCACCTGCTCTACCGGCTGCGCCGCCCCACCATCGGCGACCGCCTCGAAGCCGGCGAACTCGTCAGCGTCCTCTCCGAGGCCCTGCCCCCCATGGACGAGTCCGTCCTCGACGAGGTCGGCCGCAACATCGCCGACCTCGAACAAGCCAGGGCCGACCAGGCCGCCCTCGCCGAGGCGGGCGCCGGCGTCGAGTCGTTCCTGGGCGACTACCACGCCTACCTCGTCCACGCCCTGCGAGCCCGCGCCGCCGAGGTCCGCGAACAGCTGGACGCCTGCGCCCGGCGCACCGCCGAGACCGACCGCCTGAGCGCCGAGCTCGACGCCCTCATCACCGCCGAGAGCCAGGTCGCCGAGGAGCGCGACCAGGCCCGCCGCACCCGCGACACCGCCGGCGCCGACGAGAACACCCTCGCCGCCGCCCAGGCCGGTGCCGCCACCGCCACCGACAACGAGCGTCGCGCCTACGACGCCGCCGTCGGCGCCTACATCCGCGCCGCCGAGGCCGCCTGGGCCGCCGCCGAGCACGCCGAACGCGCGGAGAACCAGGCCGTCCAGCGGATGGCCGAGGACACCGACGCCATCGAGCGCGCCCTGGAGATCCTGCGCCAGACCCACGCCGACGCCGACCGCGCGGCCGCCGCCGCCGGCATCTCCCCGGAGTCCCTCGGCGTCGTCCCCGACCCCTCCGCCACCGTCCACGCCCCACGCGAGAGCACCACCCGGGTCGACCTCCAGGGGCTGGAGCAGGCGGTGGAGCGCGAACCCGTCGAGGGCATCGACCTCGACGCCCTGCGCGAGCGCCTGGGCCGCCTGCACGACCACCTCACCTCCGCCGCCGGACACGCGGCCGACCGCGCCGACCAGGCCGCCCGCCTCACCGCCCTCACCACGGCCGAGGCCGCCACCGACCGCCGCCTCGTCGCGCTGACCAGCGAGGCCGAGAGCGCCGACGCCGTCCTCGACCACGCCCACGGCCGGGAACAGGACGCCATCGCCGCCCTGCGCGGCGCCAGCGCCGACTACGCCGACGGCGTGCGCGCCTGGACCGCGCGCCTGCGCGACTCCAGCCACGCCCATGCCCTGGGCGAGGCCATCCACGAGCTGGAGGGCAGTGTCGAGCTGCCCATCACCGACGCCCTGCGCGTCCTGGACCCCGAGGTCCCGGCGACCGTCGCCCGGCTCGCCCACGCGGCCGTCGACCCGCTCCTGGAGGAGCTCCGGTCCCGCCGCGACGTCGCCGTCAACGAGGAGGGCCAGCTCTCGGACGAGCTCGCCGAGCTCGCCGACCGCCGCGCCAAGAACGCCGACCACGCGCCCGAGCGGCCGGCCTGGGCCACCTACCCGCGCCCCGAGGGCGACGGCGTCCCCCTCTACCTGGCCGTCGACTTCGCCGGGGGTCTCAGCACGCGCGAGCAGGCGGGGCTGGAGGCCGCCCTGGAGGCCAGCGGGCTGCTCGCCGGCTGGGTCCGCGCCGACGGCACCCTCTACGACCCCAGCACCCGCGACCTCATGGTCACCCCGGCCCGTCCCGCCAAGGGCCGCACCCTGCTCGACGTCCTCGTGCCCGTCGCCGTCCCCGAGCGCGGCGTGCAGGCCGACAACGTGAGCACCCTGCTCTCGTCCATCGCCCTGCACTCCGACACCCCCGGCACCGCCGAGGACACCGAGGCCAAGCACCGCCGCGACAGTGCCGTCACCACCGTCAGCTCCATGTCGCTCACCGGCGGCTGGCGCCTCGGCGTGGCCTCCGGAGCCCACTACAAGAGCGAACCCGAGTACATCGGCGAGGTCGCCCGCAAGCGCGCCCGCGACCGCCGCTCCGCCAACACCGACCGGCGGATGGCGATCGCCGAGGCCCTCCTCGCCGAGGCGGGGGAGCGCCGCTGGGCGGTCGAGCGCTCGTACGCGGACCTGCTGGAGGTCTCCCGGGACCTGCCCGACTCCACCCCGCTCATCCAGGCGTGGGCCGCCCTGGACGTGGCCCGCGCGGACGTCGCGGCCGCCCGCCGCGCCCACGACGTGGCCCGGACCGCGGCCGAGGAGGCCCGCGAGGAACTCCTCCGGCTCCGCGCCCGGCTCAGGGACGCCGCCTCCCGGCCCGCGGCCGCCGCACCGGCCGGCGCCCACGAGCCGCCGGGGGAGGCGCGCCCTCCGCGGCCGCCCGCGGACCACCAGCCGCTGCCCACCGCCCGCGCCGACCTCGACAGCACCCTGCGCGCCCTCGACCACCTGCGGGTCCTGGTGGCCTCCGCGCTGCGCGACCTCGACGTGCTGGCCTGGGAACTGGCCGCCCACGAACGCCACGTCGCCGCCTGGCGCCGGATCCGCGCCGACCGGGTCCTGGCCGAGGACGCCCGTGCCGCCGCGATCGACGACATGATCACGGTCCGCCGCCAGATCGAGCTCGGCGACCGCGCCCGGGGGGTCCCCGACGAGCAGATCGACGCCGCGCGCGAACAGGTCAAGGCCCGTGCCGAGGAGGCCGCCCGCCGGTTGCCCGAACTCGAACGCGGCGCCCAGCGCGCCCGCGACGAACGCGTCAGCGCCGAGGTCCGGCTCGACGTGGCCACCCAGGAGCGCGCGGAGCAGGTGCGCCGTGCCCTGGCCGCGGGCGACGTCGTCGTCGCCTCGCTCAGCGTCCCGGCCACCGGCCAGGGCGCCGTGGAGGGCTCCCCGGTCGACCAGGAGGCCCCGAGCGCGGTCGACGCCGGCGGCGAGCCGGTCGAGGAGGGCGCGGGCGCCCAGGCGGTGTCCGCGGCCGACGGCCCGGCCGTGAGCCGGACGGCGCCGGACGCGGTCCTGCTGGGCGCGGCCGGTCTGGCCGACTGCGCGGCGGCCGACGGTCCGCTCGCCGCCTACCTCGCGGCCCGCACCACCGCCGCCGGGGAGTCCCCGGCGGCCGGGCCCGACGCCAGGCTCGCGCTGCTGGAGGACCTCGTCGCGCGGCTGGAGGAGGGGCTCGAGGCCCAGGCCGACCTTCCCGAGGTCGACGACAGCGCCATCCTCGGCAGCCGCGAGGAGCTGCACCGGCTGCTGACCTCCGCCGACTGGGCGCAGACCCGCACCGAACTCACCGAGCCCCGCGGTCTCAAACGCCTCACCGTCCACGACGAGGACGGCGCCCACGACGTCACGGCCTACGCCGCCCGGGTGGCCGCCGCCATCGCCCGGGCCGACGAGACCGTCGCCATCGCCGAGGAGGAGGCCTTCGAGCGCCACCTGCTGGGCGAACTCGCCGGGCACCTGTCCCGCCAGATCGACGAGGCCCACGACCTCATCCACACGATGAACGACGTCCTGAAGGACGTCACCACCTCGGCGGGCCTGGGCGTGCGGCTGGACTGGCGCCTGGCCCCCGACGCCGGGGCCGACATCGAGGCCGTCGTCCCGCTCCTGGCCACCCCGCCCGAGGAGCGCACGCGCGTGCAGACCACCCGCCTGCGCGACGCCCTGCGCCGCTGTATCGAGGCGATCCGGCGGCTGGACCCGACCGCCACCGGCGGAGCCCAGCTGCGCGCCGCGCTGGACTACCGCTCCTGGTTCACCTTCACCGTCTACGTCACCGACGGAACGGGCGACGAGCGCCGCCTCGGCCACCGCACCGCGCTCAGCCAGGGCGAGCAGCGGGTCGTGGCCTACCTGGTCCTCTTCGCGGCCGCCGCCGCGCAGTTCGACGCCCTGGCCGCGCGCGCCCCCTGGGCGCCCCGGCTCATCCTGCTGGACGACGCCTTCGCGAAGGTCGACGAACCCACCCACGGCCGCCTGCTGGGCCTGCTGGTGGAGCTCGACCTCGACTTCGTCCTGACCTCCGAACGCGTCTGGGGCTGCTTCGCGAGCGTGCCCAGCCTGAACATCTACGAGTGCCTGCGCGATCCCAACGTGCCGGGGATCGCCACGCTGCACTTCACCTGGGACGGCAGCAGGCGGCGCCTCGTGGGCGTCTAG
- the rpmG gene encoding 50S ribosomal protein L33 — translation MRPKITLACQECNHRNYITRKNRRNTPDRLAIKKFCPNCRKHNEHRETR, via the coding sequence GTGAGGCCGAAGATCACCCTGGCCTGCCAGGAGTGCAATCACCGGAACTACATCACGCGCAAGAACCGTCGGAACACCCCCGACAGGCTCGCGATCAAGAAGTTCTGCCCGAACTGCCGCAAGCACAACGAGCACCGCGAGACCCGTTAG